In Dreissena polymorpha isolate Duluth1 unplaced genomic scaffold, UMN_Dpol_1.0 chrUn001, whole genome shotgun sequence, one DNA window encodes the following:
- the LOC127863157 gene encoding uncharacterized protein LOC127863157 produces the protein MWRWLVLLVLLGTSHATEPSCPVCSKYEYEVSLLERVLSNEPALKNTLDKISETHAKVEDTLKAIQGENVKLNDAMTALEVKKKEMDERLKALNNTLDKTSETHAKVKDTLKAIQGGNVKLNDTMTALEVKKTEMDERLKSSINSGILNVSETISEMKTNVQVLVAKTEKELNAMKEQIVPLVIFHALLQTDIILFVNLAVAFKTVLVNEGRGYDPATGNFTASVAGVYMFTVQYCPYANSYVYLEITHEGKPLQRSKHFNNDTEVCASMQAFAKVAMGEKVWVRSCCTVRLYQRESYQWNSFAGFLVHL, from the exons ATGTGGCGCTGGCTCGTATTGTTGGTTCTATTAGGGACATCACATGCCACAGAGCCTTCCTGTCCCGTGTGTTCCAAGTATGAGTACGAAGTAAGCCTTCTCGAACGAGTGCTTAGCAATGAACCGGCACTGAAAAACACCCTGGACAAAATAAGTGAAACACATGCGAAAGTTGAGGACACTTTAAAAGCGATACAAGGGGAGAATGTGAAGCTAAACGACGCAATGACTGCACTGGAAGTTAAGAAGAAGGAGATGGACGAAAGGCTTAAGGCACTGAACAACACCCTGGATAAAACAAGTGAAACGCATGCGAAAGTTAAGGACACTTTAAAAGCGATACAAGGGGGGAATGTGAAGCTAAACGACACAATGACTGCACTGGAAGTTAAGAAGACGGAGATGGACGAAAGGCTTAAGAGTTCCATCAACTCGGGGATCTTAAATGTATCTGAAACTATTTCCGAAATGAAAACAAATGTGCAGGTTCTCGTAGCAAAGACGGAGAAGGAACTCAACGCAATGAAAG AACAAATTGTGCCACTGGTGATTTTCCACGCTCTACTTCAAACTGATATTATTCTCTTTGTCAACCTGGCTGTTGCGTTCAAGACCGTTCTGGTCAACGAAGGTCGAGGCTACGACCCTGCCACTGGAAACTTCACGGCGTCTGTAGCTGGAGTTTACATGTTTACAGTACAGTACTGTCCTTATGCAAACTCGTACGTTTACCTTGAGATTACACATGAAGGGAAACCGTTGCAGAGATCAAAGCACTTCAACAACGATACTGAAGTCTGTGCCAGCATGCAGGCCTTCGCTAAAGTTGCGATGGGGGAAAAGGTCTGGGTGCGGTCTTGTTGTACTGTCCGGCTTTACCAGCGTGAGTCGTATCAGTGGAACAGCTTTGCTGGGTTCCTGGtgcatttataa